A segment of the Anopheles cruzii chromosome 2, idAnoCruzAS_RS32_06, whole genome shotgun sequence genome:
ATTTCTCTTCGTCGGACACTGTCTATCCAGTCCAGCCAGTCGGACCAATCCAGTCCATGAACGGATCGGTAATTATGAACAATTTGATATCATGCAACAAAAGAACTGAAAAATTTGCAAATCTTTACCGTAAAGATGTCGGAGCACCAACCAACGCCGAAGTCTCGAAACGGTATTACGTTTTTAACAGCCGCGGCGTTACGTTTTTCGAGGCCTGGAGACTCTGTCAGAGCGTTGGCCATCGATTAGCGACGATCACCAACCAGAACGATACCCGTTCGGTGGAGGAAGCCGTTCAAGCTTCGAGCAACTCCAAAGGACCCTGGTGGATCGCAGGCACTGATCTCGGCAATGAAGGAGTGTTTGTTTGGATTTCCACCAACCAGCCGGTGGGCTTCCGAACGGGATATTCAGATTACGCACCCAATCAGCCGGATAATGCTGGAGGAAACGAAAACTGTCTGGAAATCGGACGTGAAGGTGCTCTATCGTGGAATGATGCCCCGTGTGATGCGAAGCACCGATACATTTGTGAACATGGAGGATAATGCGTGCGATTGAAAATATAAACTAAGGTGACTTAAATTATGGAATCATGTTCATTATTGAATGGTACATACTCTTAATTATGATTGAAAGACATTTATATTTGCAATAACCATTTTGAAATATGTATATATAATATGTATAGCTTTATTTCAGGACAATGTACCAACTCTCCTGGAAATCCCCAATTGTGCTTAAAAACTGTTTCCTCCATTATGCTGTGGAGTTATTCACAGCAAAGACCTGAATGCAAATATGTATATTTAAAAGGGCAACAACATCGTTCTGCTAAATAATTCCACTTACTGTTTAATTTGgtaaccaccaccagcggctgCACTAACTGGAATCCTGACTCCTGACCGATTGGCTGAAAGCAGATGGAGCTTCCCTCGCAGGACATCATCACGCAGGGCAACCGTCTGTGCGGCCACCGGTCCGGCGtgttcaaccggaagctgaTCCTATTAAGTCCTATTCAAAATGTCACTGGAACGGGTTCTCTTTCGAGAGGATTTTGACGCGTACACACATTCACGACGCAGTTGTCGATccgaaaatggccgaaagTATTCGACAAATCaattgattaaataaaaacaccttattatttgaaataaatcCACTTTATTTGCCGATCTCATCTGGTTACCCTGGCAGATCAGCTCTCAGAAAAGGCCGCTTATTGCACCAATCAGCAATCATCATCTGACCACTAATCTCGACGAGGTAGCAAAGAGGACAGCCAGATCTCTTTCTAATCAGGGGAAATTGGGCTACCTCCGTGCTACTACATGCAGCCCTATTATAATCtcgccgggaacagctagtttaagcaaaaataaacagttCATTAAGCAAATCTttgattttgtattttaagatttcatcaaaaaagagaatgtttaaaaattggACTGAACGTTTTCAATTGAATAACCCTTTCGAACAAATTTAGACATATTATTAGCCGttaatgtaatttaaatcAAACGCAACGAGATTGCCTACTTCCAGGCGCTTTACGTTAACCTTCAAGGTACGACGCGACGACAATGATTTTTGTTCTCGTGCGTAACGTGCTTAAGCTTAAAAACTTAATCCAACGTCAGTCGCATTCGAACCATCAATTCGTGCATGTCGTTGCTCTTACTCAGTCTGTTTGCGCTCTTCGGTGATGGCTCTTCGGCGGAGGCTGCCCAGTGTGGCGTGCGGCAAATTAAAACGCGACAACTGCTCACCAACGGCTATGAAACGCAGGTCGGCGACTATCCGTGGCACACGGCGATCTTCCAGCTACGTCCGAAACCGATCTACGTCTGTGGAGGCACGCTATTAACTGCGAAAGTGATCGTCACCTCGGCCCACTGCGTGACCATGCCCGGTCAGAGTAAGGCACGGAAGCCGGAAGATCTGCTGGCCAAGTTGGGCAAATATACGCTGGAGGAAGACACCGTGGGCGTCCAGGAGCACGCTCTCGCGCAGGTGTTTCCCCACGAAACGTTCAGCTTGAACGACATCCAAGACGATATCGCCCTGCTGGTGACAAAGGACACGGTGCGTTTCGACGATTACGTGCAGCCCGCTTGTTTACCGGGGGGAGGCCCGCAGCTCGCTGTCTCCGTCATCGGAACGGTGGTAGGCTGGGGCTACACGGAGGGCAAACGTGTGGCCAATGTACTGCGAGCCGCCACGGCCCCGATCGTGAGTCACCGGCAGTGTCTGGAGAGCAATTCCGCCGCCTTTGGCGGTACCCTGAACGACAACATGTTctgcgctggctggcgcaaCGGGACCAGCCCTTGCAACGGGGACAGCGGCGGGGGACTCTTCGTGCGTGGTGCTTCCGGCAGCTGGACGCTGCTGGGAATCGTTGCCTTTTCCGCCTCGGCCGCGCTAGACGAGAACTTCTGCAGCACCTCCGACTACACCGTGTTCGTCGATGTGGCCAAGTACATGATGTGGATTCGTCGGAAGCTGATGCGCCGTGGTACGTTCACTGATCCACCCGTTTTTTGCGGGTTAATTTGCAAGTGTTTGTCGGTTGTGGGGTATTTGGGAACTGACAGGGGATTCCCACCGCGAAAGCTGAAGGGCTATTGCGCAGATAACCTGTTTCGAGCCAAGTGGTGCAAACACCGCTTCAATGAGAAAGAGCACGAAGAGCGATGCTGCGCGAAGATGGACTGTACCGATAGCCTGTACAATGAGCAGTTCAGTAGGGTATTGACGTTTACAAGATCAACATGGTGATCGCGAAGAGCGTGTTTTTATATTTGTGTCTCATTGGGTGCTGTGCTTACGCCAGCCCCATAGTTGTCGACTACGACGGTATATTCGACGGCGTATTCGATATTCTCTATTACCGGCGAGCGTGAATATTATTCT
Coding sequences within it:
- the LOC128267716 gene encoding perlucin-like — encoded protein: MRYVVLVFLFVGHCLSSPASRTNPVHERIDVGAPTNAEVSKRYYVFNSRGVTFFEAWRLCQSVGHRLATITNQNDTRSVEEAVQASSNSKGPWWIAGTDLGNEGVFVWISTNQPVGFRTGYSDYAPNQPDNAGGNENCLEIGREGALSWNDAPCDAKHRYICEHGG
- the LOC128268561 gene encoding chymotrypsin-C-like, whose translation is MSLLLLSLFALFGDGSSAEAAQCGVRQIKTRQLLTNGYETQVGDYPWHTAIFQLRPKPIYVCGGTLLTAKVIVTSAHCVTMPGQSKARKPEDLLAKLGKYTLEEDTVGVQEHALAQVFPHETFSLNDIQDDIALLVTKDTVRFDDYVQPACLPGGGPQLAVSVIGTVVGWGYTEGKRVANVLRAATAPIVSHRQCLESNSAAFGGTLNDNMFCAGWRNGTSPCNGDSGGGLFVRGASGSWTLLGIVAFSASAALDENFCSTSDYTVFVDVAKYMMWIRRKLMRRDPGTRVVCGSQSELPKRYIVQNSRNVTFLEAWRLCQGVGHRLATITSKDDSRLIGEAIKASSNPNGPWWIGGTDLGSEGTFVWISTNQPVGYGTGYLDYSAAQPDNAGGNENCLEIGRWGGVVWNDIPCDWKLRYICEHVG